In Terriglobus aquaticus, the genomic window CCAACTGCTCATTCGGCGGCAGCATCGCTCGAGGCAGACTGTAATCCAGCACAAGTCTCTTGGTTCCAGGCAAGCTCCCCAGCCCTCGCAGGGTTGAGCGCATGGCGTCCGCAGTCAGGTAGGGCACCACTCCCAGCCAGGCGATGACCGTAGTCGCGCCAGGGTCGAATCCCGCGGCCAGCAGACGTTCGATCAGGTCATCCTCCTCGAAGTCCACCGACACGTAGCGGCAAGACTCCGGCGGAACGATGCCGCTTTCCCGCAGCAGCGATCGTTTCCAGAGCTGGGTCGCGGGATGATCCACTTCGAAGACGCGTACATCCCCGTACGGGTTGCGGTAGGCGAAGGTGTCCAGCCCGGCACCGAGCAGCAGGTATTGCGTCGCGCCTCGAGCCACTTCATCACGCAGCGTGTCCTCGGCCAGGCATGCTCGCGCGACCACAAAGGCCCGCAGCGACCGCGAATAGGGTCGACGGGGCGCACGCAGTTGGTTCAGCTCCAGCTTGTCGCGCGTCATGCCCAGGATCCGCAGCGCCAACGGGTCGCGGAAGACCACGGGATCGTCGAAGACCTGATGCGCCGCGCGGCGAAGCGCTACGCGGTAGGCGGTTCGTGAAGGTGTGGCTTCGATCAGAGAGTTTGCTCCGTTGCGGTCGGCAACTGCCCCGCATGTGCGCGGCAAGCGGTCGCTGCGCCTTTATACTGGAAGTTGATGCCTACGAAGAAAACGCCCGCAAACCGGGCACAGACTCACCTGCAGCACCACCCGTACGATTTGGGCCTTGGCCCTGACGGCACACGCCGCCGCATCCGTTCGACCACGGTACTGTGCGTGCGCCGCGACGGCAAGGTGGTCATGGCGGCCGATGGCCAGGTGACCATGGGATCGGCCGTGATGAAGCAGGGCGCGCGCAAGCTGCGGCGCTTGTACAACGATAAGGTGCTGGCTGGTTTTGCCGGATCGACCGCCGATGCGTTCTCCCTGTTCAGTCGATTTGAAGGCAAGCTGGAGCAATTCGCCGGAAACCTGCCACGCGCTGCCGTGGAGCTCGCCAAGGAGTGGCGCACCGACAAGCTCTTGCGCCAGTTGGACGCGCTGCTGCTGGTGGCGGACACGGATCATATCTTCCTGCTTGGCGGCAACGGCGACGTGATCGAGCCGGACGTCACGGCGGGCGGCGCCATCATGACCATCGGCTCGGGCGGTTCGTTTGCCCAGTCGGCTGCGCAGGCTCTGCTGGAAAACACCGACCTGCCGGCCCGCGCCATCGTCGAAAAAGCGATGAAGATCGCGTCCGAGATCTGCATCTACACCAACGCGAACTTCGCCATCGAGGAGCTGTAAGGTGGCCATCTATCTGCCCGGCACCGCCGAGGATCAATCCGTCTCCCTCGAACAGCTCACTCCGCGCGAAATCGTTGCGGAGCTGGATAAGTACGTCATCGGCCAGCAGGCCGCAAAGCGTGCGGTAGCTATTGCGCTGCGCAACCGGCATCGCCGGCAGAAGCTCGCACCCGAGCTGGCCGACGAGATCATGCCGAAGAACATCATCATGATCGGCGCCACCGGCGTGGGCAAGACCGAGATCGCGCGACGTCTCGCGAAGCTGACCAACTCACCGTTCCTGAAGGTGGAGGCCAGCAAGTTCACTGAGGTCGGCTACGTTGGCCGCGACGTGGAGTCGATCGTGCGCGACCTGGTGGAAACCGCCATCGAGATGGTGCGCGAAGAGAAGCTGGAAGAGGTCGAGGACAAGGCAGAGTTGAATGCGGAGGACCGCATCCTGGACCTGCTGTTGCCCCAGCCTGCCGCGCCTGCTGCGAAGCCAACGGGCACGCCTGTGCAAGTGATCACCATGCAGGTGCCCAAGGATGGCGAGGTGCTGGATCTGAGCAAGCTCGATCTGTCCAAGGCGCTGGAAGCCGCGCAGGACAAAGCGACGGAAGGGCAACTGGAAGAGCAGCAGGCACCCGCATCGTCCGCAGAGGCCGCCCCTGACGCTGCTTCGCTGGCGCGCACCCGCGAGAAGCTTCGCGCGCAGTTTCGCGAAGGCAAGCTGGACGACCGCATTGTCGAAATCGAAGCTCGCGAACGCAACTCTCCCAATATCGAGATCGTCGGCGTA contains:
- a CDS encoding class I SAM-dependent methyltransferase, which gives rise to MPRTCGAVADRNGANSLIEATPSRTAYRVALRRAAHQVFDDPVVFRDPLALRILGMTRDKLELNQLRAPRRPYSRSLRAFVVARACLAEDTLRDEVARGATQYLLLGAGLDTFAYRNPYGDVRVFEVDHPATQLWKRSLLRESGIVPPESCRYVSVDFEEDDLIERLLAAGFDPGATTVIAWLGVVPYLTADAMRSTLRGLGSLPGTKRLVLDYSLPRAMLPPNEQLALDSLSARVAQAGEPFQQFFAPEEIERELGDSGWEVLLDLDSFGINARYFSGRCDGLGVLGKGARLLLAGNA
- the hslV gene encoding ATP-dependent protease subunit HslV, which produces MPTKKTPANRAQTHLQHHPYDLGLGPDGTRRRIRSTTVLCVRRDGKVVMAADGQVTMGSAVMKQGARKLRRLYNDKVLAGFAGSTADAFSLFSRFEGKLEQFAGNLPRAAVELAKEWRTDKLLRQLDALLLVADTDHIFLLGGNGDVIEPDVTAGGAIMTIGSGGSFAQSAAQALLENTDLPARAIVEKAMKIASEICIYTNANFAIEEL